Proteins from a genomic interval of Flammeovirgaceae bacterium SG7u.111:
- a CDS encoding WG repeat-containing protein, protein MSKSIKPKIILFTLLIFLSNISAYAQKFGNYYPVRIDYKWGAIDSTGNVILQPKYEHMGAFNNQGLAVVKLDKKYGVVDSDGKQVLDPAFDNIRFTKNKIAIVANNGKWGLANLTDSIISPTNFDLIQEEADGYFKVFKDSLLGISDLTGSLICPAIFAEINFVRKPFFFFEKNGKHGMGTIEPKEENSYLLISSAYDSLYFLDSSLVVSRMNNLTGILDTTGQELLPPTFDHISILEGVNQFLQIRQGSAYGIASRKGDILVSPTYDAVGDGAKYFMVSKQEKWGIVDSTNSLLVDIAWKDFELIDDDFILLRKEKSISAIFSHLQKKIVFEGVINNVSRINKGFLEIKSKNGFFIILKSGDLLSQKTYRNYKFLSDDLIAINEDGLWGIHDLMGNLIAPCTYNTIYSFPPNFCLAKVEKESKMGLINKKGKVLLKPIYENIEVFSGQAKGYEKGGGVQIIKFDKEGKLLDSYRLANVLSISLKGRKAISMNTSAFTPTRFGSGGGSWQNQSASTWFGGSSTSLYRFGSLRNKWALYDKSKSAFIGIKENGAFRFIYKFGRGSLYWGLKNRKGERSTFKRPGQRTYEKLGYVGNFHDELVRVNIGGEYGFVEKNSRSQKYALDDMKAFRSSRFITYLNQAKITINFKDIPICDGGRWGFMDKYGKLVIPADYDFAHDFVNQQAIVEKDGKWGVIDSDNNVVIDFQYSHISFLPDSENSLYLLIKEDLLMGYLDTLGRQAIPTKYLALNEYKEGRARVLTSEGWGFINREGEMVIRDTLAEVRDFNEGLAAFRKENVWGFIDRNGNEMIKPTYQDVGNFSGGKTWVKLKNRKGIIGINGTEIIPPIYYRVEDYEKGVARVYTKSKWGLMDEKGKWVVPPKYSKITSFDQDGYAKVKQKNWGIIDSVGNVILKPHFSKIGDFHEGLAYVRTSQNNFRKRKYGFINKEGKVVIKPKYKLVGDFSDSLASTRPMKKRFWGYLNHKGKYEIPPIFVGAENFNEGIAVVYTKPGRKNGPIFINKKLETVNTGSYTPLKTYSEGRAIVRQGKLINYIDEQGHIILKDENLNATDFQYHVAFVQKNNQKWALVDKLCLPLTEAKFNYVSPFNSDKLAKVGILFKYGIANRSGTVIVSPDFDGITQQNKNMFQLIRGDEIGYINTKGEWVWSPRK, encoded by the coding sequence ATGTCCAAATCAATAAAACCTAAAATAATCCTATTTACTCTTCTAATATTTTTATCCAATATATCCGCCTATGCCCAAAAATTTGGCAATTACTACCCTGTTCGTATAGATTATAAATGGGGAGCTATCGACTCTACAGGTAATGTAATTTTACAACCGAAATATGAACATATGGGAGCTTTTAACAACCAAGGCCTTGCGGTTGTGAAGCTGGACAAAAAATATGGAGTGGTAGATTCAGATGGCAAACAAGTACTCGACCCTGCTTTTGACAATATCCGTTTTACTAAAAATAAAATTGCCATTGTAGCCAACAATGGAAAATGGGGATTAGCCAACCTTACCGATAGCATCATTTCCCCTACCAATTTCGATCTCATTCAAGAAGAGGCTGATGGGTATTTTAAAGTATTCAAGGACTCCCTTTTAGGAATAAGTGACCTAACTGGCTCGCTAATATGTCCCGCTATTTTTGCAGAAATCAACTTCGTCCGAAAACCATTTTTCTTTTTTGAAAAGAACGGTAAACATGGAATGGGAACTATTGAACCTAAAGAAGAAAACAGCTATTTGCTCATTTCATCAGCTTACGATTCGCTCTATTTTCTTGACTCTTCTCTTGTAGTAAGTAGGATGAACAATCTTACAGGAATACTCGATACCACAGGCCAAGAGCTCCTTCCTCCTACCTTCGACCATATCAGTATATTAGAAGGGGTAAATCAGTTTTTACAGATCAGACAAGGATCGGCGTATGGCATTGCTAGTCGCAAAGGAGATATACTCGTTTCCCCTACTTACGATGCCGTGGGCGATGGCGCTAAATACTTCATGGTTTCAAAACAAGAAAAATGGGGCATAGTCGATTCTACCAATAGCCTTCTGGTCGACATTGCTTGGAAAGACTTTGAACTAATAGATGATGACTTCATTTTGTTGAGAAAAGAAAAATCTATCTCGGCAATATTTTCTCACTTGCAGAAAAAAATAGTGTTTGAAGGAGTAATCAACAACGTCAGCAGGATAAATAAAGGTTTTTTGGAGATAAAATCCAAAAATGGCTTTTTCATAATACTGAAGTCAGGCGACCTGCTCTCCCAAAAAACGTATAGAAACTACAAATTCCTTAGCGATGACCTTATTGCCATAAACGAAGATGGGCTATGGGGAATTCATGACTTAATGGGCAACCTGATAGCACCTTGCACTTATAATACAATTTATTCATTCCCACCTAATTTCTGTCTTGCCAAAGTAGAAAAAGAGAGTAAAATGGGGCTTATCAATAAAAAAGGAAAGGTGCTGCTGAAGCCTATCTATGAAAACATAGAAGTTTTTTCCGGCCAAGCAAAAGGGTATGAAAAAGGCGGTGGCGTACAAATCATAAAATTTGACAAAGAGGGGAAGTTACTAGATAGTTATAGGCTGGCTAATGTTTTGTCCATTTCCCTGAAAGGGCGCAAGGCTATTTCCATGAATACCTCAGCCTTTACCCCCACCCGCTTTGGTTCTGGAGGAGGCTCGTGGCAAAACCAATCAGCATCTACTTGGTTTGGAGGGAGTTCAACCAGCTTATACCGCTTTGGAAGCCTACGAAACAAATGGGCTCTTTATGACAAAAGCAAATCTGCTTTTATTGGAATAAAGGAAAATGGAGCTTTTAGGTTTATCTATAAATTTGGAAGAGGGAGCCTTTACTGGGGGCTTAAAAATAGAAAAGGGGAAAGATCAACCTTTAAGCGACCTGGTCAAAGAACATATGAAAAATTAGGGTATGTTGGTAATTTCCATGATGAACTGGTTAGGGTAAATATAGGAGGGGAATATGGCTTTGTAGAAAAAAATTCCCGAAGTCAAAAATACGCCCTAGATGATATGAAAGCATTTAGGTCATCACGCTTTATCACCTACCTCAACCAAGCCAAAATAACTATCAATTTTAAAGATATACCTATTTGCGATGGCGGCAGATGGGGGTTTATGGACAAATATGGAAAACTGGTTATTCCTGCGGACTATGATTTTGCACATGACTTTGTGAATCAGCAGGCTATAGTTGAAAAAGATGGAAAATGGGGGGTGATCGATTCTGATAATAATGTGGTAATAGACTTTCAGTACAGTCACATTTCCTTCTTGCCCGACAGCGAAAATAGTCTCTACCTTCTGATCAAAGAAGACCTCCTAATGGGCTACTTGGATACGCTTGGCAGGCAAGCAATTCCAACTAAGTACCTAGCCCTAAATGAATACAAGGAAGGAAGGGCAAGGGTGCTTACCTCTGAAGGCTGGGGGTTTATAAACCGAGAGGGGGAAATGGTAATCCGAGATACGCTGGCTGAAGTTAGAGATTTCAACGAAGGGCTTGCTGCTTTCCGCAAAGAAAATGTTTGGGGGTTTATAGATAGAAATGGAAATGAGATGATCAAACCTACCTACCAAGATGTTGGCAATTTTAGTGGGGGAAAAACTTGGGTCAAGCTCAAAAACAGAAAAGGAATCATTGGAATAAACGGAACTGAAATCATCCCTCCAATTTATTACCGAGTAGAAGATTATGAAAAAGGGGTAGCAAGGGTTTACACAAAAAGTAAATGGGGGCTAATGGACGAAAAAGGGAAGTGGGTCGTCCCTCCCAAATATTCAAAGATCACGTCATTTGACCAAGATGGCTATGCAAAAGTCAAACAAAAGAACTGGGGAATCATCGACTCGGTGGGTAATGTGATATTAAAACCTCATTTTAGTAAAATAGGTGATTTCCACGAAGGCTTAGCTTATGTTCGTACTAGCCAAAATAATTTTAGAAAGAGAAAATATGGCTTTATCAATAAAGAAGGGAAGGTAGTAATAAAGCCAAAGTATAAACTAGTAGGCGACTTTAGTGATAGCCTTGCAAGTACCAGACCCATGAAAAAACGTTTTTGGGGATATCTCAACCACAAAGGTAAATATGAAATACCTCCTATATTTGTTGGAGCAGAAAATTTCAATGAAGGTATAGCGGTAGTTTATACCAAACCCGGCAGAAAAAACGGTCCTATTTTCATAAATAAAAAACTTGAAACGGTAAACACGGGCAGCTACACTCCTCTTAAAACCTACAGCGAAGGAAGGGCGATAGTTAGACAGGGAAAGCTTATAAATTATATAGATGAGCAAGGGCATATTATCTTAAAAGATGAAAATTTGAATGCTACTGATTTTCAATACCATGTTGCTTTTGTTCAAAAAAACAATCAAAAATGGGCATTGGTTGATAAACTCTGCCTTCCTCTGACCGAAGCCAAGTTCAACTATGTGAGCCCTTTCAACTCCGATAAATTGGCAAAAGTGGGGATACTTTTCAAATATGGGATTGCCAACCGGAGCGGCACAGTCATCGTATCACCTGATTTTGATGGAATTACCCAACAAAACAAAAACATGTTCCAACTTATAAGAGGGGATGAAATTGGGTATATAAATACCAAAGGTGAATGGGTATGGAGTCCAAGAAAATAG